A portion of the Glycine max cultivar Williams 82 chromosome 10, Glycine_max_v4.0, whole genome shotgun sequence genome contains these proteins:
- the LOC102667684 gene encoding uncharacterized protein, producing the protein MIRTKGLGRALGIVIKRVLRREVSGDADEAPQRQRPTISAHRQREVVPIDEYAQHVDHEQPEEAAVDYVVTNAESFLGEPHDTSVLMDYVYYVVAKVWNGGERPALKLSFHGKKVEKFGRPAPEIEGLVAATRLSPLIACSLNIGDQGLISAFAERWHKETSSFHLLVGECWIYKHFPSIVFSIAVEDYHERKPCASLWKSGKASLVSTYHKRLDRLTSDVVCWIPYGDHVWIY; encoded by the exons ATGATTAGAACCAAGGGTTTGGGTCGGGCTTTAGGCATAGTTATAAAAAGAGTCTTAAGGAGAGAAGTCAGTGGTGATGCGGATGAAGCACCCCAGCGGCAAAGGCCCACAATATCTGCACATAGGCAACGAGAAGTTGTACCTATTGATGAGTATGCTCAGCATGTGGATCATGAACAGCCTGAAGAAGCAGCTGTTGATTATGTAGTTACTAATGCCGAGAGTTTTCTAGGCGAGCCCCACGACACATCAGTTTTGATGGATTATGTTTATTATGTAGTAGCGAAAGTTTGGAATGGAggg GAACGTCCTGCGCTAAAGTTATCCTTCCATGGAAAGAAGGTTGAGAAATTTGGCAGGCCTGCTCCAGAGATTGAAGGCTTAGTGGCTGCCACAAGACTAAGTCCTTTGATCGCATGTTCGTTGAACATTGGTGATCAGGGACTTATATCGGCATTTGCGGAGAGGTGGCATaaggaaactagtagtttccatCTTCTTGTAGGAGAG TGTTGGATCTACAAGCACTTTCcttctattgttttttctattgctGTCGAAGATTAtcatgaaaggaaaccatgTGCGAGTCTTTGGAAGTCTGGGAAGGCATCACTAGTGTCGACGTATCACAAGCGTTTGGATAGATTGACGTCTGATGTTGTGTGCTGGATTCCCTATGGTGACCACGTTTGGATATATTGA